Proteins encoded together in one Impatiens glandulifera chromosome 1, dImpGla2.1, whole genome shotgun sequence window:
- the LOC124919003 gene encoding uncharacterized WD repeat-containing protein C2A9.03-like, protein MSSHRVDEAEAENMTGDNEVDGVDDDMDEEFHGEEMDGSDSDVDEYYYLNNKIADTTASQARKGKDIQGIPWDRLSISREEYRKTRLEQYNNYENVTHSSQMVEKECQVTKKWGLYYDFRRNSRSVKSTILHFQLRNLVWVTSKHDVYLMSHFSIVHWSSLTGNKTEVLNVSGHVAPCEKHPGSLLEGFTQTQISTLAVKDNLLVAGGFLGELICKNLTRPGICFCTRTTYEDNAITNAIEIYTTPSGALHFIASNNDGGVRVFDMEKFQLSNHFIFDWPVNHTSQSPDGNLITVVGDSPTGLLVDSRTGKTIATLSGHADYSFASAWNPDGVTFATGNQDKTCRIWDVRNLSKSVTSLRGNLGAIRSIRYTSDGRYLSTAEPADFVHVYDVRSGYKEEQEINFFGEISGMAFSPDTDSLFIGVWDRTYGSLLEFGRRRQYSYLDSII, encoded by the exons ATGTCTAGTCATCGAGTTGACGAAGCTGAGGCTGAAAACATGACTGGGGATAATGAAGTGGATGGTGTAGATGATGATATGGATGAAGAGTTTCACGGTGAAGAGATGGATGGCTCAGACTCTGATGTGGATGAATACTATTACTTG AATAATAAAATAGCGGATACAACTGCTTCTCAAGCTAGGAAGGGGAAAGATATTCAAGGGATACCTTGGGATCGCCTTAGTATTAGTAGAGAGGAATATAGGAAGACGAGGTTAGAACAGTACAATAATTATGAGAACGTCACCCATTCGAGCCAAATGGTTGAAAAA GAATGCCAAGTAACAAAGAAATGGGGATTGTATTATGATTTTAGGCGAAATTCAAGATCCGTGAAATCAACAATACTTCATTTCCAG TTGAGGAACTTGGTTTGGGTCACGTCAAAGCATGATGTCTACCTAATGTCTCATTTTTCTATTGTTCATTGGTCTTCATTAACTGGTAACAAGACCGAGGTTCTTAATGTTTCAGGCCATGTGGCACCATGTGAG AAACATCCTGGAAGCCTGCTTGAAGGATTCACTCAAACGCAAATTAGTACCCTTGCAGTAAAAGATAATTTGTTGGTTGCTGGTGGATTTCTGGGTGAACTTATATGCAAG AATTTGACCAGACCTGGAATATGCTTCTGCACAAGAACTACATACGAAGATAATGCAATTACTAATGCTATTGAGATATATACCACTCCAAG TGGCGCATTACATTTCATCGCTTCAAATAACGACGGCGGAGTTAGGGTTTTCGATATGGAGAAATTTCAACTCTCTAATCATTTTATCTTCGACTGGCCAGTGAAT CATACGTCTCAGAGTCCAGACGGTAACCTTATAACAGTAGTAGGAGACAGTCCGACTGGATTGTTGGTTGATTCGAGAACTGGAAAG ACTATTGCTACTTTATCTGGTCACGCGGATTACTCGTTCGCATCAGCATGGAATCCAGATGGGGTCACGTTTGCAACTGGAAATCAGGACAAGACATGCCGAATATGGGATGTACGAAACCTATCAAAGTCTGTTACTTCTCTGAGAGGTAACCTTGGAGCCATACGATCAATTCGTTACACATCGGATGGTCGTTACTTGTCCACGGCTGAGCCAGCAGACTTTGTTCACGTTTACGATGTGAGAAGTGGGTACAAGGAAGAACAGGAAATAAACTTCTTTGGGGAGATATCTGGAATGGCTTTCAGCCCGGACACAGATTCACTGTTTATAGGTGTATGGGATCGAACTTATGGTAGCTTACTGGAGTTTGGCCGTCGAAGACAATACTCCTATCTCGACTCTATCATTTGA
- the LOC124921122 gene encoding phosphatidylinositol/phosphatidylcholine transfer protein SFH13-like — MTASSKISHSLKRSRKSKLDYIVPSISMEDIHDAKEESAVRELRQKLLDRDLLPLKHDDYYMLLRFLKARDFNLEKTIQMWAEMLRWRKEYGADTIIKDFEFEELEEVLQYYPHGYHGVDKEGRPIYIERLGRANPNKLMQITTVDRFLKYHVQEFERAFSEKFPSCSFAAKKRICSTTTILDVQGLGIKNFTKTAANLLSAISKIDNNYYPETLHKMYVVNAGHGFEKILWPAAQKFIDPKTVAKIQVLGSKSLSKILETIESSQLPEFLGGSCTCSTEGGCLQYRKGPWNNPEIIKLILNLEARFMRKSSKLSNHRREVGPCLHVPKESEAITDAHSSCNVDSVDDRVKVQNAMHPCGTNQTDQLLNVETMKHIAKTVMYSMAKVVVFICKKSFELSWRRVSHVYPSSETGIDKLHGAEATIVTFSEENRLLSCCVERVEILEKLLKEVDKKPAEIPFIKEQMLQQSLDRIRCLEHDLKETKGVLHATVKKQLEIEELLEKSYSSSLSCRKRGLC; from the exons ATGACTGCCTCGAGTAAAATCAGTCATTCACTCAAGAGAAGTAGGAAGAGTAAACTTGACTACATAGTTCCATCAATTTCCATGGAAGATATACATGATGCTAAAGAAGAGAGCGCTGTGAGGGAACTGCGTCAAAAGCTACTTGACAGGGACTTGTTACCTCTTAAACATGATGACTACTATATGCTGTTAAG ATTTTTGAAGGCTCGAGATTTCAATTTAGAGAAAACAATCCAGATGTGGGCAGAGATGCTTAGATGGAGGAAAGAATATGGAGCAGACACCATAATCAAG gaCTTTGAATTTGAAGAACTGGAAGAAGTATTACAGTATTATCCTCATGGATATCACGGTGTTGATAAGGAAGGAAGACCCATTTACATAGAGAGGCTTGGAAGAGCTAATCCCAATAAGCTTATGCAAATCACTACAGTTGACCGCTTCTTAAAATACCATGTTCAAGAGTTTGAACGGGCTTTTTCTGAAAAGTTCCCTTCATGTTCATTTGCTGCAAAGAAACGCATATGCTCAACCACTACAATTTTGGATGTACAAGGCCTG GGTATTAAGAATTTCACGAAGACAGCTGCAAATCTTCTTTCAGCAATATCAAAAATTGATAATAACTACTATCCAGAG ACACTACATAAAATGTATGTAGTCAATGCTGGTCATGGCTTTGAGAAGATTTTGTGGCCTGCTGCACAGAAATTCATCGATCCAAAGACTGTTGCAAAAATACAG GTTTTGGGGTCAAAATCTTTATCCAAGATACTCGAAACAATTGAGTCAAG TCAACTTCCAGAATTTTTAGGTGGCTCATGCACATGCTCAACTGAAGGAGGGTGCCTGCAGTATAGAAAGGGTCCATGGAACAATCCTGAAATTATAAAG CTTATTCTCAACCTAGAAGCAAGATTTATGAGGAAAAGCTCCAAATTATCCAATCATCGTCGGGAAGTTGGTCCATGCCTTCATGTCCCAAAG GAAAGTGAAGCAATTACAGATGCTCATTCCAGTTGTAATGTCGACTCAGTTGATGATAGAGTTAAGGTCCAGAATGCGATGCATCCTTGTG GTACAAATCAAACTGACCAACTGCTAAATGTTGAGACAATGAAGCACATTGCGAAGACAGTGATGTATTCCATGGCGAAAGTGGTTGTATTTATATGTAAAAAGTCGTTCGAATTATCTTGGAGAAGGGTAAGTCATGTATATCCATCCTCCGAAACTGGAATCGATAAGCTGCATGGAGCTGAAGCTACTATAGTCACATTCAGCGAAGAGAACAGACTTCTTTCGTGTTGTGTTGAACGTGTAGAAATATTAGAAAAGTTGTTGAAAGAAGTTGACAAGAAGCCAGCTGAAATTCCGTTTATAAAGGAACAAATGCTTCAGCAATCATTGGATAGAATAAGATGTCTCGAACACGACCTCAAGGAAACCAAAGGa GTCTTGCATGCTACGGTGAAAAAACAACTTGAGATTGAAGAATTATTGGAAAAGTCATATTCGTCGTCGTTGAGCTGCCGT aAGAGGGGACTATGCTGA
- the LOC124919006 gene encoding photosystem I reaction center subunit V, chloroplastic-like has protein sequence MASTLFSAPTFQGLRPLNKPTDCRLFAAAKTSVRISNKTQIRPIIKAELNPSLVISLSTGLSLFLGRFVFFNFQRENVAKQVPEQNGITHFEAGDVRAKEYVSLLKSNDPIGFNIVDVLAWGSIGHIVAYYILATSSNGYDPSFFG, from the coding sequence atggcTTCAACCTTGTTCTCTGCACCAACATTCCAGGGACTGAGGCCACTCAACAAGCCCACTGATTGCCGTCTCTTCGCTGCCGCCAAGACCTCGGTTCGAATCTCCAACAAAACACAAATCCGGCCCATCATCAAGGCAGAACTGAATCCCTCTTTGGTAATCAGCCTGAGCACCGGCCTATCTCTCTTCCTTGGAAGATTCGTCTTCTTCAACTTCCAGCGAGAAAATGTAGCCAAACAGGTGCCTGAACAGAACGGTATCACCCATTTTGAAGCCGGCGATGTCAGGGCAAAGGAATACGTCAGTCTCCTTAAATCCAATGATCCAATTGGATTCAACATTGTTGATGTTCTTGCTTGGGGATCCATTGGTCACATTGTTGCTTACTACATTCTTGCCACCTCCAGCAATGGCTATGATCCAAGTTTTTTCGGCTAG
- the LOC124919004 gene encoding WPP domain-interacting protein 1-like, whose product MEDEGNVMRNQGRTHYNDDESSGEVEEEVREKPMGEFDYQLVSDFSGKAKGIGESTLSGGDDDDDPLVDSIFSLQFVQELLEKEVHEFSEIIASEHVLLSEVNHSPLDCTFRSVEIEEECSSSSSSSSSTSLQHEVDMLKKKLEDSIFMLNQKEAKVIELENAVKNGELEQPEEEFLSMLNVKRELEEKIDDLFKKRIEAEIKQIAMRRQIQKIAVEQIALLEGRNSTAKVVNKLEDVKRKASDLSKKAERLEMYCNDIVGSDEVLKLENRVRKYSLCFLTQFILLVLFFIWLNLLKFSPPPPYIGGGDVPT is encoded by the exons ATGGAGGATGAG GGAAATGTGATGCGAAATCAAGGACGAACACATTACAATGATGATGAAAGCAGCGGTGAAGTAGAAGAAGAAGTTAGAGAGAAACCAATGGGAGAATTTGATTATCAACTTGTTTCTGATTTCTCTGGTAAGGCCAAAGGAATTGGTGAGAGTACTTTAAGTggtggtgatgatgatgatgatccccTTGTTGATTCCATATTCTCACTGCAGTTCGTGCAGGAGTTACTTGAGAAGG AAGTTCATGAATTCAGCGAGATTATTGCAAGTGAACATGTCTTACTATCTGAAGTTAATCATTCACCATTAGACTGCACCTTTAGATCTgtggagattgaagaagaatgttcttcctcttcctcatcctcatcctctACTAGTTTACAGCATGAGGTAGACATGTTAAAGAAAAAGCTTGAAGATTCAATCTTCATGCTTAATCAGAAGGAGGCCAAGGTAATTGAACTTGAGAATGCTGTAAAAAACGGGGAATTGGAACAGCCCGAGGAAGAGTTCTTGTcaatgttaaatgttaaaagGGAATTGGAAGAGAAGATTGATGATCTGTTCAAGAAGAGAATTGAAGCTGAAATAAAACAAATAGCAATGCGGAGACAAATCCAGAAGATAGCGGTTGAACAGATAGCTCTCTTGGAAGGACGAAATTCTACAGCCAAGGTAGTGAATAAACTCGAAGATGTCAAAAGAAAGGCTTCTGATTTAAGCAAGAAAGCCGAAAGATTGGAAATGTACTGCAACGATATAGTTGGTTCAGACGAAGTCTTGAAGCTGGAGAATCGAGTTCGAAAGTATTCACTTTGTTTTCTTACTCAGTTTATTTTGCTAGTTTTGTTCTTTATCTggcttaacttgttgaagtttTCTCCCCCTCCTCCTTATATAGGTGGTGGTGATGTACCCACATGA
- the LOC124921614 gene encoding ubiquitin-conjugating enzyme E2 28-like: MFSSLCTVMASKRILKELKDLQKDPPTSCSAGPVGEDMFHWQATILGPADSPFTGGVFLVTIHFPPDYPFKPPKVSFKTKVYHPNINSNGSICLDILKEQWSPALTISKVLLSICSLLTDPNPDDPLVPEIAHTYKTDRAKYEMSARSWTQKYAMG; encoded by the exons ATGTTCTCCTCTCTTTGTACAGTGATGGCTTCAAAGAGAATTCTGAAAGAGTTGAAGGACCTGCAAAAGGACCCACCTACTTCATGCAGTGCTG GTCCTGTTGGAGAGGACATGTTCCATTGGCAGGCTACTATATTGGGCCCAGCCGACAGTCCATTTACAGGAGGAGTGTTTCTTGTTACTATCCACTTCCCACCGGATTACCCATTTAAGCCACCAAAg GTTTCATTCAAGACCAAAGTGTACCACCCTAACATTAATAGCAATGGTAGCATTTGCCTAGACATTCTCAAAGAGCAGTGGAGCCCGGCTCTCACCATATCCAAG GTTCTACTGTCAATTTGTTCTCTACTGACTGATCCAAACCCTGATGATCCTCTAGTCCCGGAAATTGCTCACACTTACAAAACAGACAGGGCTAAGTACGAGATGTCAGCTCGTTCGTGGACACAGAAGTATGCAATGGGATGA